In one Arthrobacter jinronghuae genomic region, the following are encoded:
- a CDS encoding acetyl-CoA C-acetyltransferase — translation MAEAFIIDAVRTPVGKRNGGLSKIHPADLAAHVIAETVRRAGIDSEEYDEVILGAIDQVGPQAMDIARTSWLAAGLSERVPGTTVERQCGSGQQAVSYAAQAVMSGTSDLVIAGGVQSMSSVPLSFANSAAKELGFPNPFAGSVGWEKRYGNQQISQFIGAEMMVKQWGLTREEMEDFAVESHVRAIAAQAEGRFDREILAMNGVTADEGPRDPDRAKIATLAPLAEGGHLTAATSSQISDAAAVLLLASEDAVRRYGLKPRARIHSISARGDDPVMMLSAPIEATRHALKRTGMSIEDMDLLEINEAFASVVLAWQRELGVDMDKVNVNGGGIALGHPIGATGARIMTTLLHELERTGGRYGLQTMCEGGGQANVTIIERLDEGFRL, via the coding sequence GCTGAAGCGTTCATCATCGACGCCGTCCGCACTCCCGTCGGCAAGCGCAACGGGGGACTGAGCAAAATCCACCCCGCAGACCTGGCCGCGCACGTGATTGCCGAAACGGTCCGGCGCGCAGGGATCGACTCCGAAGAGTATGACGAGGTCATCCTCGGCGCCATTGACCAGGTGGGACCGCAGGCCATGGACATTGCCCGCACCTCCTGGCTGGCAGCGGGTCTGTCCGAACGCGTTCCCGGCACCACCGTGGAGCGCCAGTGCGGCTCCGGCCAGCAGGCCGTGTCCTACGCGGCGCAGGCCGTCATGAGCGGCACCAGCGATCTCGTGATTGCCGGCGGCGTGCAGAGCATGTCCTCCGTCCCGTTGTCCTTCGCCAACTCGGCGGCCAAGGAGCTGGGCTTCCCGAACCCGTTCGCCGGCTCGGTGGGATGGGAAAAGCGCTACGGGAACCAGCAGATCTCGCAGTTCATCGGCGCTGAAATGATGGTGAAGCAGTGGGGGCTGACCCGCGAGGAGATGGAGGACTTCGCCGTCGAATCCCATGTACGCGCCATCGCCGCGCAGGCCGAGGGACGCTTCGACCGGGAAATCCTGGCGATGAACGGAGTCACCGCGGACGAGGGGCCCCGTGACCCCGACCGCGCGAAGATTGCCACCCTGGCCCCGCTGGCCGAGGGCGGGCACCTCACCGCTGCCACCTCCTCCCAGATTTCCGACGCCGCCGCCGTCCTGCTGCTTGCCTCCGAGGATGCGGTGCGCCGGTACGGTCTGAAGCCGCGGGCCCGCATCCACTCCATCTCGGCCCGCGGGGATGATCCGGTCATGATGCTCAGCGCCCCCATCGAGGCGACCCGGCATGCACTGAAGCGCACCGGCATGAGCATCGAGGATATGGACCTGCTGGAAATCAACGAGGCCTTCGCCTCCGTGGTGCTCGCCTGGCAGCGTGAACTCGGCGTGGATATGGACAAGGTCAACGTGAACGGGGGCGGCATCGCCCTGGGCCACCCGATCGGGGCCACCGGAGCCCGGATCATGACCACCTTGCTGCATGAGCTTGAACGTACGGGCGGCCGCTACGGGCTGCAGACCATGTGCGAGGGCGGCGGCCAGGCGAACGTCACCATCATCGAGCGGCTGGACGAGGGCTTCCGGCTGTAG
- a CDS encoding alpha-mannosidase — protein MHANRELVEARISRFLRERLEPARWRDRRPLDIAAWTEPGEPVSFGEAAGREFLPFNAGQAWGAPWDTTWFRVSGTVPDGWAEADDVRPELVIDLGFNGDGPGFQAEALVYTEQGAIVKAVEPRNLHVPLPHRPGETFTYYVEAASNPNVIAGFTYAPTPMGDRTTSGSAPLYVFRAADLALLDVPAWNLARDFWTLNGLMHELPMDLPRRYEILRAMERAVDAVDPSDIPGTAGAGRAALAAVLASPSYASAHRISAVGHAHIDTAWLWPVRETVRKVARTFANVLELMDHEPEFVFTASSAQQYAWLRDHYPDLFDRVAKKVRSGQFVPTGGMWVESDTNLPGGEALARQFVAGKRFFREEFGVDPEVVWLPDSFGYSAALPQIARAAGARWFLTQKISWNETNTMPHSTFLWEGIDGTRLFTHFPPVDTYNSELSGQELARAQRQYAEKGFGNTSLVPFGWGDGGGGPTREMLAAAERTADLEGSPRVRLSSPERFFAAAEEELAVPPVWSGELYLEFHRGTYTSQANTKKGNRRSEHLLREAELWAATATVRTGAAYPYDVLEQSWHTVLLQQFHDILPGTSIAWVHQEAERNYARVAATLEAVIEDAAGTLLGSGDTLAVLNAGPYPQQGVPAGGAAAASAFAESSGSWERTDSGWHLTGPRLRLTVNDAGLFTSLIADGREVFLPGRPGNHFQLFRDVPNQWDAWDLDAHYRFSSTELMQPDAVKLEDDGRVLSIERSFGASTLVQRITLSPEGTAVDLTVDVDWHERQKLLKLAFPLDVHADRAASEIQFGHLYRPTHANTSWDAARFETVAHRWIHVGEPGFGVAVANDRTYGHDTIRDEVDGRTCTTVRLSLLRAPVFPDPGTDQGPHRFRFSLRPAAGIPEAVSEGYRLNLPLRTVSGVDAADTVPLLAVDNPAVVIEAVKLAEDRSGDVVVRLYEAFGGRATAQVTAGFGYSSVAATDLLERPVDSLAVGRAGDGGVQLSLRPFELVTLRFRVG, from the coding sequence GTGCACGCAAACCGCGAACTTGTTGAAGCCCGCATCAGCCGGTTCCTGAGGGAACGGCTCGAACCTGCACGGTGGCGTGACCGGCGGCCGCTGGACATTGCCGCCTGGACGGAACCGGGCGAACCGGTGTCCTTCGGGGAAGCAGCAGGCCGGGAATTCCTCCCCTTCAATGCGGGCCAGGCCTGGGGCGCCCCGTGGGACACCACATGGTTTCGGGTCAGCGGAACGGTACCCGATGGCTGGGCCGAAGCGGACGACGTCCGGCCCGAACTGGTCATCGATCTGGGGTTCAACGGCGATGGCCCGGGTTTCCAGGCCGAGGCGCTTGTCTACACGGAGCAGGGAGCGATAGTAAAAGCGGTGGAACCGCGGAACCTGCATGTTCCGCTCCCCCACCGGCCGGGCGAAACCTTCACCTACTACGTCGAGGCCGCGTCCAATCCCAACGTGATCGCGGGCTTCACTTACGCACCCACTCCCATGGGCGACCGGACGACGTCGGGCAGCGCCCCACTGTATGTGTTCCGCGCCGCGGACCTCGCCCTGCTGGACGTCCCGGCCTGGAACCTGGCGAGGGACTTCTGGACCCTTAACGGGCTAATGCATGAGCTGCCCATGGACCTGCCCCGCCGGTACGAAATCCTGCGCGCCATGGAACGCGCTGTCGATGCGGTTGACCCCTCCGACATCCCGGGCACCGCCGGCGCCGGCCGGGCCGCGCTGGCCGCGGTGCTGGCCAGCCCGTCGTATGCGAGCGCGCACCGGATCTCCGCGGTGGGACACGCACATATCGATACGGCCTGGCTGTGGCCTGTGCGGGAAACCGTCCGCAAGGTTGCCCGGACCTTCGCCAATGTGCTGGAGCTGATGGATCACGAACCCGAGTTCGTTTTCACTGCCTCCTCAGCCCAGCAGTATGCCTGGCTGAGGGACCACTATCCGGACCTGTTTGACCGGGTCGCAAAAAAGGTGCGCAGCGGACAGTTCGTGCCCACCGGCGGGATGTGGGTGGAATCGGACACGAACCTGCCCGGCGGTGAAGCGCTGGCGCGGCAGTTCGTGGCCGGAAAGCGCTTCTTCCGGGAGGAGTTCGGGGTGGACCCCGAGGTGGTCTGGCTGCCCGACTCATTCGGGTACTCCGCAGCGCTGCCGCAGATCGCCCGGGCCGCAGGCGCCCGGTGGTTCCTTACGCAGAAAATCTCCTGGAACGAAACCAACACCATGCCGCACTCCACGTTCCTCTGGGAGGGCATCGACGGCACCCGCCTGTTCACGCACTTTCCGCCCGTGGACACCTACAACTCCGAGCTCTCCGGCCAGGAACTGGCCCGTGCACAGCGCCAGTACGCCGAGAAGGGCTTCGGGAACACGTCCCTGGTTCCGTTCGGGTGGGGCGACGGCGGCGGCGGCCCCACGCGGGAAATGCTCGCCGCGGCGGAGCGCACCGCGGACCTGGAAGGGTCCCCGCGGGTGCGGCTTTCCAGCCCGGAACGGTTTTTTGCCGCAGCCGAGGAGGAACTGGCAGTGCCTCCGGTATGGTCCGGGGAGCTCTACCTGGAGTTTCACCGCGGCACCTACACGAGCCAGGCCAACACCAAGAAGGGCAACCGGCGCAGCGAGCACCTCCTGCGGGAAGCCGAGTTGTGGGCAGCGACTGCCACGGTGCGCACCGGCGCCGCGTACCCCTACGACGTGCTGGAACAGTCTTGGCACACGGTCCTGCTCCAGCAGTTCCACGACATCCTGCCCGGCACCTCCATCGCCTGGGTGCATCAGGAAGCCGAGCGTAACTACGCCCGGGTGGCGGCAACACTTGAGGCGGTGATCGAGGACGCCGCCGGGACCCTGTTGGGCAGCGGCGACACCTTGGCGGTGCTGAACGCGGGGCCGTATCCGCAGCAGGGCGTGCCCGCGGGAGGTGCGGCAGCGGCGTCGGCTTTTGCGGAAAGCTCCGGCAGCTGGGAACGCACCGACTCCGGCTGGCACCTGACGGGACCCCGCCTTCGGCTGACCGTGAACGACGCCGGACTGTTTACCTCCCTGATTGCCGACGGCCGGGAAGTGTTCCTTCCCGGCAGGCCCGGGAACCACTTCCAGCTCTTCCGCGACGTCCCCAACCAATGGGACGCCTGGGATCTGGACGCACACTACCGGTTCAGCAGCACCGAGCTGATGCAGCCCGACGCCGTAAAGCTGGAGGATGATGGCCGGGTGTTGAGCATCGAGCGGTCTTTCGGCGCTTCCACCTTGGTGCAGCGCATTACGCTCAGCCCGGAGGGTACGGCGGTGGACCTCACCGTCGATGTGGATTGGCACGAGCGGCAGAAGCTGCTCAAACTCGCCTTTCCGCTGGACGTGCACGCGGACCGCGCGGCGTCGGAAATCCAGTTCGGCCACCTCTACCGCCCCACCCATGCCAACACCTCCTGGGACGCGGCGCGCTTTGAAACTGTGGCGCACCGCTGGATCCACGTCGGGGAGCCCGGATTCGGCGTCGCTGTGGCCAATGACCGGACCTACGGGCACGATACGATCCGGGACGAGGTGGACGGGCGGACCTGCACCACGGTCCGGCTGTCGCTGCTGCGCGCTCCGGTGTTCCCGGATCCGGGCACGGACCAGGGCCCTCACCGGTTCCGGTTCTCGCTGCGTCCGGCTGCGGGGATCCCCGAGGCAGTGTCGGAGGGATACCGGCTGAACCTGCCGCTGCGCACGGTATCCGGAGTTGATGCCGCCGATACCGTCCCGCTGCTGGCAGTAGACAATCCCGCGGTGGTGATCGAGGCGGTGAAGCTCGCGGAGGACCGCAGCGGCGACGTCGTCGTCCGGCTCTACGAGGCGTTCGGCGGGCGGGCGACGGCGCAGGTCACGGCCGGTTTCGGCTACTCCTCAGTTGCGGCGACGGACCTGCTGGAGCGACCGGTGGACTCTCTGGCCGTGGGCCGTGCCGGAGACGGCGGGGTTCAGTTGTCGCTGCGGCCTTTCGAGTTGGTGACGCTGCGCTTCCGGGTCGGTTGA
- a CDS encoding carbohydrate ABC transporter permease, translated as MAAVATAAPATPARGAGKTRSARTANIVLVLLAACFLLPLSWLLAASVNADATYELAVPTTLTLENFAAIMTAQQTFIPLLNSFILAVGSALVTVTAAVLAAYPLSRYQMRFKRPFMYTILFGTCLPITAIMVPVYSLFVQLNLLDSLAGTIFFMGATFLPIAIWMTKNFMDSVPVSLEEAAWIDGASSMKALFYVVLPLMRPGLAVVFIFVFLEAWGNFFVPFILLFSPDSQPAAVSIFRFFDEYGGVAYGELAAFSILYSLPVIVLYIVSRALGGSFALSGAMKG; from the coding sequence ATGGCCGCCGTCGCCACCGCTGCGCCCGCCACCCCCGCCCGCGGGGCCGGGAAAACCCGCAGCGCCCGCACCGCCAATATTGTGCTGGTGCTGCTTGCAGCCTGCTTCCTGCTGCCGCTCAGCTGGCTGCTGGCCGCCTCGGTGAACGCCGATGCCACCTACGAGCTGGCTGTCCCGACAACACTCACCCTGGAGAACTTCGCCGCCATCATGACGGCGCAGCAGACGTTCATTCCCCTGCTGAACAGCTTCATCCTCGCCGTCGGTTCCGCCTTGGTCACCGTCACGGCAGCAGTGCTCGCCGCCTACCCGCTTTCCCGCTACCAGATGCGCTTCAAGCGCCCGTTTATGTACACCATCCTCTTTGGCACCTGCCTGCCGATCACCGCCATCATGGTGCCGGTGTACAGCCTGTTCGTGCAGCTGAACCTGCTGGATTCGCTGGCCGGCACCATCTTCTTTATGGGCGCCACCTTCCTGCCGATCGCGATCTGGATGACCAAGAACTTCATGGACTCCGTGCCCGTGTCGCTCGAGGAGGCGGCCTGGATTGACGGGGCTTCCTCCATGAAGGCGCTGTTCTACGTGGTGCTCCCGCTGATGCGGCCGGGTCTGGCAGTGGTGTTCATCTTCGTGTTCCTGGAGGCGTGGGGAAACTTCTTCGTTCCGTTCATCCTCCTTTTCTCACCCGACAGCCAGCCTGCGGCAGTGAGCATCTTCCGCTTCTTCGACGAGTACGGCGGTGTGGCCTACGGCGAGCTGGCAGCCTTCTCCATCCTGTATTCGCTTCCGGTGATCGTTCTGTACATCGTTTCCCGCGCATTGGGCGGCTCGTTTGCCCTCAGCGGGGCAATGAAAGGTTAG
- a CDS encoding carbohydrate ABC transporter permease, with the protein MRLRQTVRLLPLLPAVALLLVFLGGPILWAFYGSFTDAGLTGASARNPEWIGLDNYATLLTDPQFPHSLWLTFLFVLGSAVIGQNCLGLALALVMQRANRVVAAIVGTCVVAAWVLPEIVAAFIAYAFFFRDGMLNQLTGLAGLPVVDWLYEYPMLALVFANIWRGTAFSMMNYQAALNDVPPEITESATIDGAGGIQRLRFITLPMIKSSIATNLMLITLLTLGTFTLIYVVTSGGPLNASTTLPIMAYEQAFQYGDIGYGTAIAVVMLLIGAVFSIAYIRMLRERKD; encoded by the coding sequence GTGCGGCTGCGGCAGACCGTCCGCCTCCTGCCGCTGCTGCCCGCCGTCGCGCTGCTGCTGGTGTTCCTCGGCGGACCCATCCTCTGGGCCTTCTACGGTTCCTTCACCGATGCGGGCCTCACCGGCGCCAGTGCCCGGAACCCGGAATGGATCGGGCTGGACAACTACGCCACCCTGCTCACCGATCCGCAGTTTCCGCACTCCCTGTGGCTGACGTTCCTGTTTGTCCTCGGATCCGCCGTCATTGGCCAGAACTGCCTGGGACTGGCGCTGGCCCTGGTTATGCAGCGCGCCAACCGCGTGGTGGCTGCGATTGTGGGCACCTGCGTGGTGGCCGCATGGGTGCTGCCTGAAATTGTCGCTGCTTTTATTGCCTACGCGTTCTTCTTCCGGGACGGAATGCTGAACCAGCTCACCGGACTGGCAGGGCTGCCCGTAGTGGACTGGCTCTACGAATACCCCATGCTGGCCCTGGTATTCGCGAACATCTGGCGGGGCACCGCCTTCTCGATGATGAACTACCAGGCCGCGTTGAACGACGTTCCGCCGGAGATCACCGAATCAGCAACCATCGACGGTGCCGGCGGAATACAGCGGCTGCGGTTCATCACGCTGCCCATGATCAAGAGCAGCATCGCCACCAACCTGATGCTGATCACCCTGCTGACCCTGGGCACGTTCACCCTCATCTACGTGGTGACCAGCGGCGGGCCGCTCAATGCCAGCACAACGCTGCCGATCATGGCTTACGAGCAGGCCTTCCAATACGGAGACATCGGCTACGGCACCGCCATTGCCGTTGTGATGCTGCTTATCGGAGCGGTGTTTTCAATTGCCTATATCCGCATGCTGCGGGAAAGGAAGGACTAG
- a CDS encoding extracellular solute-binding protein yields MRGIKKTFIALTVVGLALTGCSGDSSGEDSQTLLIAYKKADPVLESLMEDTKEQFEAANEGITVELSPIEGNDDDYATKLALSQRSPDTAPDVFVEDSFKLRADVDAGYVLALDEYLADWEDWDAFNETAKEAGTGDDGGIYAVPLEADTRVIWYNRNVLGAAGIELPWQPENWDDLLEMARTVKAANPDVVPFSMYAGTMQSFYELLYGTEDGALYDEDEQKWVVGSQGFIDSLDFLKTIYDEGLAVTPAQALDPNIWQEIVGDMLPQDRMGATVEGSYAPQFWQEGADYEWPEYGEVMATSPFPTQNGQEPGAVSMSGGWTLAVGAGSENPELAVDFVKMAMNFDNSLAYTVDASKIAVRNDVAETSEYQDMNPFAGEVTEVLEVSRYRPATADFAEIDTAVLTATQEVVAGGKSPEEAAADYDEALKRIVGEDNVIEK; encoded by the coding sequence ATGCGCGGCATAAAGAAGACCTTTATTGCATTGACAGTCGTGGGCCTGGCCCTTACCGGCTGCTCCGGCGATTCCAGCGGGGAGGACTCCCAGACCCTGCTGATTGCGTACAAGAAGGCTGACCCGGTCCTCGAATCCCTGATGGAAGACACCAAAGAGCAGTTTGAGGCTGCCAATGAGGGCATCACCGTGGAACTGAGCCCGATTGAGGGCAACGACGACGATTACGCGACCAAGCTGGCTCTCTCACAGCGCTCCCCCGACACCGCTCCGGACGTCTTCGTGGAGGATTCGTTCAAGCTGCGGGCCGACGTCGACGCCGGCTACGTCCTCGCGCTGGACGAGTACCTCGCCGACTGGGAGGACTGGGACGCGTTCAACGAAACCGCGAAGGAAGCCGGAACGGGCGACGACGGCGGCATCTACGCGGTCCCGCTGGAAGCGGACACCCGGGTCATTTGGTACAACCGGAATGTCCTTGGTGCCGCCGGTATCGAGCTGCCGTGGCAGCCTGAAAACTGGGACGACCTGCTGGAGATGGCCCGCACAGTCAAGGCGGCCAACCCCGACGTGGTGCCGTTCAGCATGTATGCAGGCACCATGCAGAGCTTCTACGAACTGCTGTACGGCACGGAAGACGGTGCCCTGTACGACGAGGACGAACAGAAGTGGGTAGTCGGCTCCCAAGGGTTCATCGATTCATTGGACTTCCTGAAGACCATCTACGACGAAGGGCTGGCAGTCACTCCGGCCCAGGCGCTGGATCCGAACATCTGGCAGGAGATTGTGGGCGACATGCTGCCGCAGGACCGCATGGGCGCCACCGTCGAAGGCTCCTACGCCCCGCAGTTCTGGCAGGAAGGGGCGGATTATGAATGGCCGGAATACGGCGAAGTGATGGCGACGTCACCGTTCCCCACCCAGAACGGACAGGAGCCCGGCGCCGTGAGCATGTCCGGCGGCTGGACCCTCGCCGTGGGTGCCGGAAGCGAAAACCCCGAGCTGGCCGTGGACTTCGTGAAGATGGCCATGAACTTCGACAACTCGCTGGCCTACACGGTGGACGCCTCGAAGATAGCCGTGCGCAACGACGTCGCTGAAACTTCCGAATACCAGGACATGAACCCCTTCGCCGGGGAGGTCACCGAGGTGCTGGAAGTGAGCCGCTACCGCCCGGCAACAGCAGACTTCGCCGAAATCGACACCGCGGTGCTCACGGCCACCCAGGAAGTAGTGGCCGGAGGTAAGAGCCCGGAGGAGGCAGCAGCCGACTATGACGAGGCCCTGAAACGGATCGTCGGCGAAGACAACGTCATTGAAAAGTAG
- a CDS encoding YybH family protein: MDTPTPARSLSENDVLEAAARLVGAFSRTDTEEYFAAFAPEATFVFHTEPARLESRAEYEALWAFWLTEGWSVSACESTDAHVQVYGPSAVFSHTVLTTAGTPGATATTRERETIVFVRSGDRILAVHEHLSPVPDPGFSLEPADAGAAESADAAVTPVVVVA, from the coding sequence ATGGATACCCCCACTCCGGCCCGGTCCCTGTCCGAAAACGATGTCCTCGAAGCCGCGGCACGCCTGGTCGGCGCGTTCTCCCGCACGGACACGGAGGAGTACTTCGCGGCGTTCGCTCCGGAGGCAACCTTTGTCTTCCACACGGAGCCGGCCAGACTGGAAAGCCGCGCCGAATACGAGGCACTCTGGGCGTTCTGGCTCACTGAAGGCTGGTCCGTCTCGGCGTGCGAGAGCACCGATGCACATGTGCAGGTGTACGGTCCCAGCGCCGTATTCAGCCACACAGTGCTGACAACGGCGGGTACGCCGGGGGCAACGGCGACGACCAGGGAACGGGAAACGATCGTCTTCGTCCGGTCCGGTGACCGGATCCTGGCTGTCCACGAGCATCTTTCCCCGGTGCCGGACCCCGGCTTCAGCCTTGAGCCGGCGGATGCGGGTGCCGCAGAAAGCGCCGACGCCGCCGTCACACCCGTCGTCGTTGTTGCCTAA
- a CDS encoding purine-cytosine permease family protein: MSATAQPSAWARLSHRLDKDAEGYGPLRGTLGVGRIGMIWLAANLVVTTLLTGTLFVPGVSWPMALGMIVLGTLIGGAVLVLVGNMGTRTGLPTMSLTKGSFGLRGSFLPVAANVVILMGWSWVQAMLAGVTVNFLVERATGFSSPVLFSVLCQLLVVALAIFGHKGIARVEPWLALVILAIMAYVFTVAFREFPVADFAAIPRDADAGMSAISVLDIVIATAISWTVLSAEFNRLAKSQTAGVAGSAVGYVVSTVLAMALGATAIGYVVLDGGEAVGFDPALIVGIFGAPLAVVIFLSVMATNTMVVYGMVSSVVNMVPSRRIRFLPTAVVLGAVSVLGSTWLGLLDSFTSFLTVIGSLFIPVFAVMIADYYVVQKRSYSADILLGSGGRYWFRSGINAAALVAWLVGAGASLLLTYVLPSPLGATIPTFAVTFVLYLGWCAATGRVVSGRPRSLHLSEPAPVPGGTA, translated from the coding sequence ATGTCAGCAACCGCGCAGCCGTCCGCCTGGGCCCGTCTTTCCCACCGCCTCGACAAGGATGCCGAGGGCTACGGTCCGCTCCGCGGCACCCTCGGCGTCGGACGCATCGGCATGATCTGGCTGGCCGCCAACCTGGTGGTCACCACGCTGCTCACCGGCACCCTGTTTGTTCCGGGCGTCAGCTGGCCCATGGCACTGGGCATGATCGTCCTGGGCACCCTGATCGGGGGAGCCGTACTGGTACTGGTGGGCAACATGGGCACCCGCACCGGGCTGCCCACCATGTCCCTGACCAAGGGGTCGTTCGGACTGCGCGGCTCGTTCCTGCCCGTGGCCGCGAACGTGGTCATCCTGATGGGGTGGAGCTGGGTCCAGGCCATGCTTGCCGGAGTCACGGTGAACTTCCTGGTGGAACGCGCCACCGGTTTCTCCAGCCCCGTCCTCTTCTCCGTGCTCTGCCAGCTGCTGGTGGTGGCCCTGGCCATCTTCGGCCACAAGGGCATTGCCCGGGTGGAGCCGTGGCTGGCACTGGTGATCCTGGCCATCATGGCGTACGTCTTCACCGTCGCGTTCCGGGAATTCCCCGTGGCTGACTTCGCTGCCATTCCCCGGGACGCCGACGCCGGGATGTCCGCGATCTCGGTGCTCGACATCGTTATTGCCACGGCCATCTCCTGGACCGTCCTTTCCGCCGAGTTCAACCGGCTGGCGAAGTCCCAGACCGCCGGCGTGGCCGGCTCCGCCGTCGGCTACGTGGTTTCGACGGTTCTGGCCATGGCGCTGGGCGCCACCGCCATCGGCTATGTTGTGCTCGACGGCGGCGAGGCGGTGGGCTTCGACCCGGCCCTGATCGTGGGGATCTTCGGTGCACCGCTGGCCGTGGTGATTTTCCTGTCCGTGATGGCCACCAACACCATGGTGGTGTACGGCATGGTCTCCTCCGTGGTGAACATGGTGCCGTCCCGGCGGATCCGGTTCCTTCCCACGGCCGTCGTGCTGGGTGCCGTGTCCGTCCTCGGTTCCACCTGGCTGGGACTGCTGGACAGTTTCACGTCCTTCCTGACCGTAATCGGCTCCCTGTTCATTCCGGTGTTCGCGGTGATGATCGCGGACTATTACGTGGTGCAGAAACGCTCGTACAGCGCGGACATCCTGCTTGGCAGCGGGGGACGGTACTGGTTCCGGAGCGGCATCAACGCGGCGGCGCTGGTGGCCTGGCTGGTGGGCGCGGGTGCCTCCCTGCTGCTGACCTATGTGCTGCCCAGTCCGCTCGGGGCCACCATCCCCACCTTTGCCGTCACCTTTGTCCTCTACCTCGGCTGGTGTGCCGCGACCGGCCGCGTGGTTTCGGGCCGGCCGCGTTCCCTGCACCTGAGCGAACCTGCCCCGGTTCCCGGCGGAACAGCCTAG
- a CDS encoding cyclase family protein → MQAIDLSHPVRTGMQVFPGDPSVEFRSAATVAADGFAVAQLHLGSHSGTHLDAPLHTVQGGAAVDAMPLEALMGPARIVSLPEPSVNTVLGWQDVSGQLENLLPGTIVLFSTGWSRHFDTPVYLEHPTFDTEIAERLVAAGVRLVGVDILNPDPTPGPAAPGHAQGETFLPFHDVFLGSGGGIVENLTNLGAVPWADPWFSALPLRLEGLDGSPVRAVAFRP, encoded by the coding sequence GTGCAGGCAATCGACCTCAGCCATCCGGTCCGCACCGGAATGCAGGTGTTCCCTGGCGACCCGTCCGTAGAGTTCCGCAGTGCCGCCACCGTGGCTGCGGACGGCTTCGCCGTGGCGCAGCTGCACCTGGGCAGCCACTCCGGAACACATCTGGATGCGCCGCTGCATACCGTGCAGGGCGGCGCGGCAGTGGACGCGATGCCGCTGGAGGCCCTGATGGGACCGGCGCGGATCGTTTCCCTGCCCGAGCCCTCCGTCAACACCGTCCTTGGCTGGCAAGACGTGAGCGGGCAACTGGAGAACCTGCTGCCCGGAACCATCGTGCTGTTTTCCACGGGCTGGTCCCGGCACTTCGATACGCCCGTCTACCTGGAGCACCCGACCTTCGATACCGAGATCGCCGAGCGTCTTGTGGCGGCCGGGGTGCGGCTGGTCGGCGTCGATATCCTCAACCCGGATCCGACGCCCGGACCGGCGGCACCCGGGCACGCGCAGGGCGAAACGTTCCTGCCGTTCCACGATGTTTTCCTGGGGTCCGGGGGCGGGATCGTCGAGAACCTGACAAACCTGGGCGCCGTGCCGTGGGCTGATCCGTGGTTCTCCGCGCTGCCGCTGCGGCTGGAGGGGCTGGACGGTTCACCCGTGCGCGCCGTGGCGTTTAGGCCCTGA